A part of Brassica rapa cultivar Chiifu-401-42 chromosome A05, CAAS_Brap_v3.01, whole genome shotgun sequence genomic DNA contains:
- the LOC103870800 gene encoding uncharacterized protein LOC103870800 has translation MEDFQSPRIRSYKSYEGDRNLQLVDPADLKPVRGIYVVRESKRNRSPMTSDLWRKISYKDLPVRPRRASSHSTSLKGWWNDPEMKRKRRVAKYKIYSVEGKMKTSWRKSYKWIKVQCSKIIHGI, from the exons ATGGAGGATTTCCAGTCTCCTAGAATACGATCTTACAAATCGTATGAAGGAGATCGGAACCTCCAATTGGTTGATCCTGCCGATTTAAAACCGGTGAGAGGGATTTACGTTGTTAGGGAATCAAAACGCAACCGATCTCCCATGACATCGGATCTATGGCGCAAGATCTCTTACAAAGACCTGCCCGTTAGACCGAGAAGAGCTTCTTCTCATTCAACATCGTtaaaag GATGGTGGAACGATCCGGAGATGAAGAGAAAGAGACGAGTGGCGAAGTACAAGATTTATTCAGTCGAAGGAAAGATGAAGACATCTTGGAGAAAGAGCTACAAGTGGATTAAGGTCCAATGCTCGAAGATTATTCATGGAATATAG